The following are from one region of the Paenibacillus sabinae T27 genome:
- a CDS encoding helix-turn-helix domain-containing protein, with product MYEWNEMVQLMVDWVETNITESSSLLKMSEQLGYSPFYCSKQFNQLTGMTLRDYVWTRRISRAALELRDTDQRVLDIAVKYGFSSQEAFTRAFNKAFQLSPAAYQKAPRPIPLAIRQEVFSPYHYLIKERDKMSKVHLQSAEIKVEFIPTHKFIGIWDISVTNYGDFWGNGHSCDEVSGTLESMSNNTLPGQLGQTAGWFYQSGQKGYLYGIPVSTEYDGPIPAGMECRDIPESEYLVFFHPPFNYLKDNGAVMGMVEDVAWSFDPKSLGYQWDELIKQDYQRHFPEGYGYAVLRPVKRL from the coding sequence ATGTACGAATGGAATGAAATGGTCCAACTTATGGTGGATTGGGTGGAGACCAATATAACGGAGAGTTCATCTCTATTGAAGATGTCGGAGCAGTTAGGGTATTCCCCCTTTTATTGTTCCAAGCAGTTCAACCAACTGACCGGAATGACATTACGGGATTACGTCTGGACCCGAAGAATCAGCCGTGCCGCCTTGGAGCTCCGCGACACGGACCAGCGCGTTCTGGATATTGCCGTAAAGTATGGATTCTCATCACAAGAGGCGTTTACACGAGCTTTCAACAAGGCTTTTCAGCTCTCCCCCGCAGCCTACCAAAAAGCTCCCCGACCTATTCCGTTGGCTATTCGTCAGGAGGTATTCTCGCCTTATCATTATTTGATCAAGGAGCGTGATAAGATGAGCAAGGTACATTTGCAATCGGCGGAGATCAAAGTCGAGTTCATACCAACGCACAAATTTATCGGGATCTGGGACATTTCCGTAACAAACTATGGGGACTTCTGGGGAAACGGGCACTCTTGTGACGAGGTCAGCGGCACGTTGGAGAGTATGTCAAACAACACACTTCCCGGACAGCTGGGACAGACCGCAGGATGGTTTTACCAGAGCGGACAAAAGGGATATTTGTATGGCATCCCAGTTTCAACGGAGTACGACGGACCGATTCCGGCAGGAATGGAATGCAGGGATATTCCAGAGTCGGAGTATCTGGTCTTTTTCCACCCGCCGTTCAATTACCTGAAGGATAATGGTGCCGTTATGGGAATGGTTGAAGACGTGGCGTGGTCCTTCGACCCTAAAAGTCTGGGGTATCAGTGGGATGAATTGATCAAGCAAGATTACCAGCGGCATTTTCCAGAGGGGTATGGTTATGCGGTGCTGCGGCCGGTGAAAAGGTTATAG
- a CDS encoding extracellular solute-binding protein → MKRKSSIMVLLLMVLTVAALSGCGNGSNKAEGTGQATGTSTATDAPAGDKPYAGVVLRTISNPSNQEYFAKVNKEFQEKTGIEVQVDTVGNADVTPKLMNSFMSGGSTYDIFVMDVIDLPRFVMSGWVEPVDQWMTDDMKNEMLPFAKQALQYQGKYYGLPYASEYKSFVYNKTMLEKAGFSAPPKTWDDFIKYSQTLQEKGLVKYGSAWAWSQTEGLVCDFIAIASSMGGKLFDENGNPVFNSPENTAALQMMVDMIYKYKIVDPASIQYNETNVLDAMAAGDIAFELNWGLPLTPLNDSSKSKIVNQADVAPLPYTVSSATIAGPMAYAISSGSKNKEAAWEYIKFLNDVEGSKRQALEIGMFPGWKSVYEDPEVKAGVPGLDKILEQAEVAVNRPQIPWYNEWSSKFQVELQNALTQKKTPAEALADAFAETQKIQESNK, encoded by the coding sequence ATGAAACGGAAATCATCAATTATGGTATTGCTGCTGATGGTACTTACGGTTGCGGCGCTGTCCGGCTGCGGTAACGGCTCAAATAAGGCGGAAGGAACTGGCCAAGCGACCGGCACCAGCACAGCGACAGATGCGCCCGCCGGCGACAAGCCGTATGCGGGAGTTGTCCTCCGAACCATTTCCAATCCGTCCAATCAGGAATACTTCGCAAAGGTGAACAAAGAGTTTCAGGAAAAGACGGGGATTGAAGTACAGGTCGATACGGTCGGCAATGCCGATGTTACACCGAAATTGATGAACTCCTTTATGTCCGGCGGTTCCACCTATGATATTTTTGTCATGGATGTCATCGACTTGCCCCGGTTTGTAATGTCGGGATGGGTGGAGCCGGTCGATCAATGGATGACGGACGATATGAAGAATGAAATGCTGCCGTTTGCGAAACAGGCGCTGCAGTATCAGGGCAAGTATTACGGCCTCCCTTACGCCTCCGAATACAAGTCCTTTGTTTATAACAAGACGATGCTGGAAAAAGCCGGGTTCTCCGCTCCGCCGAAAACATGGGACGATTTCATTAAGTACAGTCAGACTTTGCAGGAAAAAGGGCTCGTCAAATACGGCTCAGCCTGGGCCTGGAGCCAGACGGAAGGCCTTGTCTGCGATTTCATCGCGATTGCTTCCAGCATGGGGGGCAAGCTGTTTGACGAGAACGGCAATCCTGTCTTCAACAGCCCGGAGAACACCGCTGCGCTGCAAATGATGGTGGATATGATCTACAAATACAAAATCGTGGACCCCGCTTCGATTCAATATAATGAAACCAACGTACTGGACGCCATGGCGGCGGGCGATATCGCTTTTGAACTCAACTGGGGGCTGCCGCTCACTCCGCTCAACGATTCCTCCAAGTCCAAAATCGTGAACCAGGCCGATGTCGCTCCGCTTCCATACACCGTATCCAGCGCGACGATTGCCGGACCGATGGCCTATGCGATCTCCTCGGGTTCGAAGAACAAGGAAGCCGCGTGGGAATATATCAAATTCCTGAACGACGTAGAAGGCAGCAAACGGCAGGCGCTTGAAATCGGCATGTTCCCGGGCTGGAAGAGCGTATATGAAGATCCGGAAGTGAAGGCGGGTGTGCCCGGATTGGACAAGATTCTGGAGCAGGCCGAGGTTGCCGTCAACCGTCCGCAAATTCCTTGGTACAATGAATGGTCATCCAAATTCCAGGTTGAACTCCAGAACGCGCTGACTCAAAAGAAAACGCCGGCTGAGGCCCTCGCGGATGCGTTCGCTGAAACGCAAAAAATCCAGGAGAGCAACAAGTAA
- a CDS encoding carbohydrate ABC transporter permease yields the protein MDKSEHRNPVVIQKEGLSMRGQALFRPAAASVSNSKKMISESKFAFLLLLPTIVILLGLLLYPFLYSIYLCFVDLNLTKPWVGPKFVGLDNFSAVLKDGEFWLSMETTLYFAVFSVAASMILGLAAALLFNIKFRMRGLGRSLLLIPWAMPGVVNAMIWQTMLHPNYGLLNGVLLKLGVIDSPVGWLSDPKLALASIIMAQVWTSFPFVALMYLAALQSISGELVEAAKIDGAGSIRIFKDIIVKLLVPVTLVLLVLRTIDSFRIFDLVFAMTKGGPANSTQLSGLYLYKQGFMFSDFGLGSAGSYILTGFILVFVLLYMRILRQKDGV from the coding sequence ATGGATAAGAGCGAACACCGTAACCCGGTCGTGATTCAGAAAGAAGGATTGTCCATGCGAGGTCAAGCGTTGTTTCGTCCGGCTGCAGCTTCCGTTTCGAATTCGAAGAAAATGATTTCCGAATCGAAATTTGCATTCCTTTTGCTGCTTCCCACTATCGTTATTCTGCTCGGTCTGCTGCTATATCCGTTTCTCTACTCCATCTACCTTTGTTTTGTTGATCTCAACCTGACGAAACCATGGGTCGGCCCGAAATTCGTCGGACTGGATAATTTCAGTGCGGTGCTTAAAGACGGGGAATTCTGGCTCAGCATGGAAACGACGCTTTATTTTGCCGTATTCAGTGTTGCGGCAAGCATGATTCTGGGGCTGGCCGCAGCCCTTCTTTTTAATATCAAGTTCCGTATGAGGGGGCTCGGGCGATCGCTGCTGCTGATTCCGTGGGCCATGCCCGGGGTAGTCAACGCCATGATCTGGCAGACGATGCTGCATCCGAACTACGGTCTGCTGAACGGGGTACTGCTGAAGCTGGGCGTGATCGATAGTCCGGTCGGCTGGCTGTCCGACCCGAAGCTGGCGCTGGCCTCCATTATTATGGCGCAGGTATGGACATCGTTTCCTTTTGTCGCCTTGATGTATCTGGCCGCGCTGCAGTCAATTTCCGGAGAATTGGTAGAAGCCGCCAAAATCGACGGTGCGGGGAGCATACGCATTTTTAAAGACATTATTGTAAAATTGCTGGTGCCCGTTACCCTGGTTCTGCTCGTTCTGCGCACGATCGACTCCTTCCGGATATTCGATCTGGTCTTTGCCATGACCAAGGGCGGTCCCGCGAATTCCACGCAGCTGTCTGGCCTGTACCTGTACAAGCAGGGCTTCATGTTCAGCGATTTCGGATTAGGTTCGGCCGGAAGCTATATCCTGACCGGATTTATTCTGGTATTCGTACTGCTGTACATGCGGATACTTCGGCAGAAGGACGGAGTTTGA
- a CDS encoding SDR family NAD(P)-dependent oxidoreductase, with translation MNTNQRENIALITGASNGIGLELTRKLLSEEWQVVALNRSDFPADDMRIQKAINSGWLRIYKITDLADYASLRRTLEEIKGKERRIDILFNNAGASFPELSYSKQRREKHYELMTVVPYIILMELKELLKNGSLKTVVNTSSSALNYVKEFNIETLERPKTFRKLLGPYATSKLALSLWTQAIASQLAKEGIKIRSVDPGGNNTLRKGEKSGLPIMVNLLMKLFFSPPTHGANQLYEGALGEHRNETGVFLLKGKVADLKFKDQALNVLERIHAIYKHEFLGERT, from the coding sequence ATGAACACGAACCAACGTGAAAATATCGCACTGATTACAGGCGCAAGCAACGGGATCGGGTTGGAATTAACACGGAAGTTGCTTTCGGAGGAATGGCAGGTGGTTGCTTTGAACCGTTCCGACTTTCCTGCGGATGATATGAGAATCCAAAAAGCTATCAATAGTGGATGGCTTCGCATTTATAAAATAACGGATCTCGCCGATTATGCCAGCTTGAGACGTACTTTGGAAGAGATCAAAGGAAAGGAGCGGCGGATCGACATCTTGTTCAACAATGCCGGCGCGAGCTTTCCCGAGCTAAGTTATTCGAAACAAAGGCGTGAGAAACATTATGAACTGATGACGGTCGTTCCGTATATCATTCTGATGGAATTGAAGGAACTCTTAAAAAACGGCAGCTTAAAAACGGTGGTCAATACCTCATCTTCAGCACTAAACTATGTGAAAGAGTTTAATATCGAAACCCTGGAACGCCCCAAAACCTTCCGCAAACTGCTCGGTCCTTATGCCACTTCAAAGCTGGCGCTTTCGCTGTGGACTCAGGCTATCGCATCGCAGCTTGCCAAGGAAGGCATTAAGATCCGCAGCGTTGACCCCGGCGGCAATAATACGCTAAGAAAAGGAGAAAAATCCGGACTGCCCATAATGGTTAATTTGCTAATGAAGCTGTTTTTCTCTCCGCCTACCCACGGCGCGAACCAGTTGTATGAGGGGGCCCTCGGGGAACACCGTAATGAGACCGGCGTGTTTTTGCTGAAAGGTAAGGTTGCAGATTTAAAATTTAAAGATCAAGCGCTGAACGTTTTGGAAAGAATTCATGCGATTTACAAACACGAATTTCTTGGTGAGCGCACCTGA
- a CDS encoding MerR family transcriptional regulator produces the protein MMAEQTFTIKQTAEQTGISEDAIRYYEKIALLRRADRKDNGHRIYRQEDINTIRLMSCLKKTGMPLEKMRPFLAVSADTDPAEYPELVEHIRSHRENIVSQIASLQQVVDFIDMKLEEGRYRRDCSDESQDGVSEKLRGEPKSKPVSPVEMSYFSVSAKTGKSPASVK, from the coding sequence ATGATGGCAGAGCAAACCTTTACAATAAAGCAAACCGCCGAGCAAACCGGAATTTCCGAGGATGCGATCCGTTATTACGAAAAGATCGCGCTGCTACGCCGGGCGGACCGGAAGGACAACGGGCACCGCATCTACCGGCAGGAGGACATCAATACGATCCGGCTGATGTCCTGCCTGAAAAAAACGGGGATGCCGCTGGAGAAAATGCGGCCGTTTTTGGCGGTCTCCGCCGACACCGATCCCGCGGAATATCCCGAGCTGGTGGAGCACATAAGGAGCCACCGGGAAAATATCGTCAGCCAAATCGCCTCGCTGCAGCAGGTCGTCGATTTTATCGACATGAAGCTGGAGGAGGGAAGATACCGCCGGGATTGCTCAGATGAAAGCCAGGACGGCGTGTCGGAGAAACTGAGAGGGGAACCGAAATCAAAGCCCGTCTCACCTGTTGAGATGAGTTATTTTTCTGTATCAGCCAAAACGGGAAAGTCACCGGCTTCCGTAAAATAA
- a CDS encoding Gfo/Idh/MocA family protein: protein MKIGIASFAHMHAMGYMDALLQIDGAELAGIWDEDAEKGQEIAGRYQTAYYPELNQLIGSGIDAVIVCSENVRHIDCVMAAAGAGKHVLCEKPLATRVEDALAMIAACRENGVLLQTAFPVRFQTSIRRGKELLDSGVYGKILAMKGTNRGRIPGGWFLDKELSGGGAVMDHTVHVVDVMRWYMGAEVTNVYAEAASRFSEGKIDDCGILTMEFDNGVFASLDCSWSRNRNFPTWGDVTLDVICEYGVLSINAFNQKMSVYRNDNGVSWDYWGDNMDLELIRDFVRSVSEGAKTPSVTGEDGLRALEVALAAYRSAEDHRPAPITLVR, encoded by the coding sequence ATTAAAATAGGCATAGCCAGTTTTGCTCATATGCATGCCATGGGCTATATGGACGCTTTATTGCAGATTGACGGCGCGGAGCTGGCCGGAATCTGGGACGAGGATGCGGAGAAGGGGCAGGAGATAGCCGGCCGTTATCAGACGGCGTACTATCCCGAGCTGAATCAGCTGATCGGCAGCGGGATCGACGCGGTCATCGTCTGCTCCGAGAACGTGCGGCATATTGATTGTGTCATGGCGGCCGCCGGGGCGGGCAAGCATGTTCTGTGCGAGAAGCCGCTGGCTACCCGGGTAGAGGATGCGCTGGCGATGATCGCGGCCTGCCGGGAGAACGGAGTGCTTCTCCAGACCGCTTTTCCCGTCCGGTTCCAAACCTCGATCAGGCGGGGCAAGGAGCTGCTGGACAGCGGTGTGTACGGCAAAATTCTTGCCATGAAAGGGACGAACCGAGGGCGCATTCCCGGCGGCTGGTTCCTGGATAAGGAGCTGTCCGGCGGGGGAGCGGTGATGGACCATACCGTTCATGTCGTTGACGTCATGCGCTGGTATATGGGCGCGGAAGTGACGAATGTGTACGCCGAGGCCGCCAGCCGGTTCTCGGAAGGGAAGATCGACGACTGCGGCATCCTGACGATGGAGTTCGACAACGGGGTGTTCGCCAGCCTGGACTGCAGCTGGTCACGGAACAGGAACTTCCCGACCTGGGGGGACGTAACGCTGGATGTGATCTGCGAGTACGGTGTGCTGTCGATCAATGCCTTCAATCAGAAAATGAGCGTGTATCGCAATGACAACGGCGTGAGCTGGGACTACTGGGGAGACAATATGGATCTGGAGCTGATCCGCGATTTTGTCCGGTCGGTCAGCGAAGGAGCGAAGACCCCCTCGGTAACCGGGGAAGACGGGCTGCGGGCGCTTGAAGTCGCACTGGCCGCTTACCGGTCGGCCGAGGACCATCGGCCCGCTCCAATCACCCTGGTCCGTTGA
- a CDS encoding GNAT family N-acetyltransferase produces the protein MPRLEVRQVQNREEIDRIFDMLGSVFPEDRSFFQQRLDYDVSNDPETTWIALADGELAGSVQLFPYRIHIGSAELLVGGIGSVAAVPAYRGLGAVQAILAEMSLWMSSHGFDLSLLFTGIHPFYEKAGWETVEAPLYVLNAESVLMEDGTGTPYQISKFEAGDLHEVMEICERYNRKNANTRVRTREYWEGLLKWTGHVTDNFWVARKGNEIAAYAIGGKEKAGKLNLLECAYLDGEGEAMKPLLSRIAGAESVKRLEATLPEDGVLPETFRQLGSVEVVDNDETMWKVIGLPAMLAKLAPELTDRIAGLTGEEVAALPERLLLRCGSERAVLVLEPSSVIVQVSPWGLVYDEEIKCTAAEFCAMLTQGIQAVKRETLRSNRALQALFPGQRYAMWITERY, from the coding sequence TTGCCAAGATTGGAAGTCAGGCAGGTTCAAAACCGTGAAGAAATCGACAGGATCTTTGATATGCTGGGGAGCGTATTTCCTGAGGACCGTTCGTTCTTTCAGCAGAGGCTCGATTACGATGTCTCGAATGATCCCGAAACGACCTGGATCGCTTTGGCGGACGGGGAATTGGCGGGGTCGGTGCAGCTGTTTCCATACCGGATTCATATTGGATCGGCGGAGCTGCTCGTCGGAGGCATCGGCAGTGTGGCCGCGGTCCCGGCATACCGGGGACTGGGGGCGGTGCAGGCGATTTTGGCAGAGATGAGCTTGTGGATGAGCAGCCATGGTTTCGACCTTTCCCTTCTGTTTACCGGGATTCATCCATTCTACGAGAAGGCGGGCTGGGAGACGGTGGAAGCCCCTCTGTATGTGCTGAACGCCGAATCGGTATTGATGGAAGACGGCACGGGGACGCCCTATCAGATCTCGAAGTTTGAAGCCGGGGATTTGCACGAGGTCATGGAGATTTGTGAGCGGTACAACCGGAAGAACGCCAACACCCGGGTGCGGACTCGTGAATACTGGGAAGGCTTGCTGAAATGGACGGGTCATGTCACGGACAATTTTTGGGTGGCCAGAAAAGGAAACGAAATCGCCGCTTACGCCATCGGTGGGAAGGAAAAGGCCGGGAAGCTGAATCTGCTGGAATGCGCCTACCTTGATGGAGAGGGCGAAGCGATGAAGCCGCTGCTCTCAAGGATAGCCGGCGCGGAATCCGTCAAACGGCTGGAAGCTACCCTGCCTGAGGACGGCGTCCTGCCGGAAACTTTCAGGCAGCTCGGTTCTGTGGAGGTTGTCGATAACGACGAGACGATGTGGAAGGTGATCGGGTTACCCGCCATGCTGGCCAAGCTTGCGCCCGAACTGACAGACCGGATCGCCGGTCTGACCGGAGAAGAGGTGGCCGCCCTGCCTGAGCGCCTGCTGCTTCGGTGCGGGTCCGAGCGGGCCGTGCTCGTTCTCGAGCCATCCTCGGTCATCGTTCAGGTTTCCCCCTGGGGACTGGTCTATGACGAGGAAATCAAATGTACGGCCGCCGAATTTTGCGCCATGCTGACGCAGGGCATACAGGCGGTAAAGCGGGAGACGCTGCGCAGCAACAGGGCGCTTCAGGCGCTTTTTCCGGGGCAGCGTTATGCGATGTGGATCACGGAAAGGTATTAA
- a CDS encoding Gfo/Idh/MocA family protein, with protein sequence MKNVLLIGAGTMGRTHAEAYSAMKDVSLAGIVDSDAAAAGKAAERFGTRSFGSYEEAMMELDTVDVVDICLPTYLHREYVLKAADDGKHIICEKPLAGSLKDAREMIDYCKDKKIRLFVGHVVRFFPEYVQARQVMEQKGLGDIAMVRASRTSGFPRAWQNWYADTSKSGGLLLDLSIHDFDYLRWCFGEVERVFAKAYVPESSEGGGYALTTLTFRSGVIAHVEGSWSHQKFTTSFEIAGTDGIIDFNSASDNPILSFRKAPDQPQEGAAVPESPLLKTPYYRELAHFLSCMETGEEPIVTAEDAYQALAISLAAIESSRSGTPVAIA encoded by the coding sequence ATGAAGAATGTGTTGTTGATTGGCGCCGGCACGATGGGGAGAACGCATGCGGAAGCCTATTCGGCCATGAAGGATGTGTCTTTGGCGGGTATCGTCGATTCGGATGCGGCCGCGGCGGGCAAAGCAGCTGAGCGGTTCGGTACCCGTTCGTTCGGCAGCTATGAGGAAGCGATGATGGAGCTGGATACGGTCGACGTGGTTGACATCTGTCTGCCAACGTATCTGCACCGGGAGTACGTGCTCAAGGCGGCGGATGACGGCAAGCACATCATTTGCGAAAAACCGCTGGCCGGCAGCTTGAAGGACGCGCGCGAAATGATCGACTACTGCAAGGACAAGAAGATCCGGCTGTTTGTGGGACATGTGGTGAGATTCTTCCCGGAATATGTTCAGGCCAGACAGGTAATGGAGCAGAAAGGTCTGGGTGATATCGCCATGGTAAGGGCCAGCCGGACCTCAGGATTTCCGCGCGCCTGGCAGAACTGGTATGCGGATACGAGCAAGAGCGGCGGTCTGCTGCTCGACCTGTCCATCCATGATTTCGATTATTTGCGCTGGTGCTTCGGGGAAGTGGAGCGGGTATTCGCCAAAGCCTATGTTCCGGAATCTTCAGAGGGCGGCGGCTACGCACTGACAACGCTAACCTTCCGCAGCGGCGTAATTGCCCATGTCGAAGGCTCGTGGTCCCATCAGAAATTTACGACTTCCTTCGAAATCGCGGGAACCGACGGGATTATTGATTTCAACAGCGCGAGCGACAATCCGATCCTGTCCTTCCGGAAGGCGCCGGACCAGCCGCAGGAGGGCGCTGCCGTTCCGGAAAGCCCGCTGCTGAAAACGCCTTATTACCGGGAGCTGGCCCATTTTCTGTCTTGTATGGAGACGGGGGAAGAACCGATCGTTACCGCCGAGGACGCGTACCAGGCGCTGGCCATCTCGCTGGCAGCCATTGAATCGTCCCGCAGCGGCACGCCCGTGGCAATTGCTTAA
- a CDS encoding carbohydrate ABC transporter permease, with translation MNKSIKKVLLFCGVALVMIFTVSPLVWACIISLSPGKELASLARHWLPDSFTLMNYKQVLSLSDNAASFKNSLLNSLIVASVTTLFSLIFGSLGAYAFARLRFRLKDRLAVIFLITQMVPSIAIALPMYLIFNRIGLLDTKSALVLANLSFTLPFIIWMMRAFFESIPKELEESAFVDGLGRFGALLRIILPISAPGLFAIGVFAYLNTWNEFNTALVLTGSSQSKTMPVVINEFLGRFSVDYGLMAASGIIGLLPPVLLTLFFQRYLVDGMTAGAVKG, from the coding sequence TTGAACAAGTCCATTAAAAAGGTTCTGTTATTTTGCGGCGTCGCGCTTGTCATGATCTTTACGGTATCCCCTCTGGTCTGGGCTTGTATCATCAGCCTTTCGCCCGGTAAAGAACTGGCGTCGCTTGCCCGTCACTGGCTGCCGGACAGCTTCACCCTGATGAACTACAAGCAGGTGCTGAGCTTGTCCGACAATGCGGCATCGTTCAAAAACTCGCTGCTTAACAGCCTGATTGTGGCCAGCGTCACGACGTTGTTCTCGCTGATCTTCGGCTCCTTGGGAGCCTACGCCTTTGCCAGACTTCGTTTCCGCTTGAAAGACCGCCTTGCGGTCATTTTTCTCATTACGCAAATGGTGCCAAGCATCGCGATTGCGCTGCCGATGTATTTGATTTTTAACCGGATCGGACTGCTGGACACCAAATCGGCGCTTGTGCTGGCCAATCTGTCCTTCACTCTGCCTTTTATCATTTGGATGATGCGGGCGTTCTTCGAATCCATTCCGAAAGAGCTGGAGGAATCGGCCTTTGTGGACGGACTCGGACGGTTCGGCGCTCTGCTGCGGATCATTTTGCCGATTTCGGCTCCAGGGCTATTTGCCATCGGCGTGTTTGCCTATTTGAATACGTGGAATGAATTTAATACGGCCCTTGTGCTGACAGGCTCCTCGCAATCGAAGACGATGCCGGTCGTCATCAACGAATTCCTCGGACGCTTCTCCGTCGATTACGGTCTGATGGCAGCGTCGGGAATTATTGGCCTGCTTCCTCCGGTGCTGCTGACTCTGTTCTTCCAGCGCTATTTGGTGGACGGGATGACCGCAGGAGCCGTGAAGGGTTAA
- a CDS encoding FAD/NAD(P)-binding protein, translated as MSLEALNERVKTDLSYLAFGGADWVQPKEHSEGHVYDVVIVGGGQSGLAAAFGLLRERVSNILVIDENPEGLEGPWETYARMVTLRTPKHLTSVDLGIPSLTFRSWWEAQFGPEGWEEVVKIPRGDWMNYLRWYRQILGLPVINDVKLKLIEPAGGGVHRLHIEGAGAPAAHLLARKVVLATGIQGGGEWHVPPMIADKLPGHLYAHTSEMIDFESLKGKKIGILGGGASAFDNANFALSSGVAEAHVFVRREKLPTVNPIRQMESSGMIERYHVLSDADKYAVISHFFKFNQPPTNDTFERAASWPGFQLHLGSPWLDVETDGEGVVVTTPKGKFTFDYLIVSTGLLSDPSLRPEFRLIESHIARWSDVYKAPEEAANPLLDAHPYLSPGFALTSRDAAGEPLLHGLFIFNYSALASCGLSASAISGTKNAVPKLVTGVADQLFLDDREEILQSFLDYNEDEFVGVWPIQTADDKLEQKI; from the coding sequence ATGAGTCTGGAAGCTTTGAACGAACGAGTGAAAACCGATCTTTCCTACCTTGCCTTCGGAGGCGCGGATTGGGTGCAGCCGAAGGAGCACTCCGAAGGGCATGTCTATGACGTCGTCATTGTCGGAGGAGGCCAAAGCGGCCTGGCTGCAGCTTTCGGCCTGCTGCGTGAACGGGTATCGAATATTCTGGTTATTGATGAGAACCCCGAAGGACTGGAAGGACCGTGGGAAACCTATGCGCGAATGGTGACGCTGCGCACGCCCAAGCATTTAACTTCTGTCGACCTTGGCATCCCTTCCCTGACCTTCCGCTCCTGGTGGGAAGCGCAGTTCGGACCGGAGGGCTGGGAAGAGGTCGTTAAGATTCCGCGGGGCGATTGGATGAACTATCTGCGCTGGTACCGGCAGATTCTGGGTCTGCCGGTTATCAACGATGTGAAGCTGAAGCTGATCGAGCCTGCTGGTGGCGGGGTCCATCGCTTGCATATTGAAGGAGCGGGAGCGCCTGCGGCGCACCTGCTGGCGCGAAAGGTCGTACTGGCCACCGGCATTCAGGGAGGCGGCGAGTGGCATGTGCCTCCGATGATTGCCGATAAGCTGCCAGGACATCTGTACGCCCATACTTCGGAGATGATCGATTTCGAGAGCCTTAAAGGCAAGAAAATCGGGATTCTCGGCGGCGGGGCTTCCGCCTTCGATAATGCCAATTTCGCCTTGTCGAGCGGCGTGGCCGAAGCCCATGTCTTTGTCCGCCGGGAGAAGCTGCCAACTGTCAATCCGATCCGCCAGATGGAGTCCTCGGGGATGATTGAACGATATCATGTACTGTCGGATGCCGATAAATATGCGGTGATCTCCCATTTCTTCAAGTTCAATCAGCCGCCGACCAACGATACGTTCGAACGCGCGGCATCATGGCCCGGATTTCAGCTGCATCTCGGCTCACCATGGCTTGATGTAGAGACGGACGGCGAGGGAGTCGTCGTGACCACACCTAAAGGCAAGTTTACCTTCGATTATCTCATTGTCAGCACCGGCCTGCTCAGCGATCCGAGCCTGCGTCCGGAGTTTCGGCTGATCGAGAGCCACATTGCCCGCTGGTCCGATGTGTACAAAGCTCCGGAGGAAGCGGCCAATCCGCTGCTTGACGCGCATCCTTATCTTAGCCCCGGCTTTGCGCTCACGAGTCGTGACGCAGCGGGAGAGCCGCTGCTCCATGGGCTCTTTATCTTCAACTATTCGGCTCTGGCCAGCTGCGGCCTGTCGGCTTCTGCGATTTCGGGGACGAAGAACGCGGTTCCCAAGCTTGTGACCGGAGTGGCAGATCAGCTGTTTCTTGATGACCGCGAAGAGATTTTGCAGTCTTTCCTGGACTATAACGAGGATGAATTCGTCGGCGTGTGGCCGATACAAACGGCGGATGACAAGCTTGAGCAAAAAATATAG